One window from the genome of Micromonospora aurantiaca ATCC 27029 encodes:
- a CDS encoding VWA domain-containing protein produces the protein MTDPMRERWRLVLGDAAQDSLGGLSAEAAGRDAALDWLYGRDAELGRRDVRRGGSGPSALTTVDWLDGITRLFPKETVQRLERDAVERYGIHEVVTDPAVLARVEPNPALLRAVLRTKHLMDPQVLRLARKLVEAVVRQLVERLAGEVRQSFSGPRARRPSRFRQARNFDVRRTIRANLAHWRPDERRLHVRQPHFFSRTRRHLDRWQVILLVDQSGSMLGSVIHAAVTAACLWGLPGVRTHLVAFDTDVVDLTSDVDDPVELLMKVQLGGGTDIARAVAYGAQLVENPRRSIVALVSDFYEGGDAGRLVRSVKQLVEQGTHVLALAALDEEADPAYDRATAQRLADVGAAVGAMTPGELAAFVAEHVGR, from the coding sequence GTGACCGACCCGATGCGGGAACGCTGGCGGCTGGTACTCGGCGACGCCGCGCAGGACAGCCTGGGCGGCCTGTCTGCCGAGGCGGCCGGCCGGGACGCCGCGCTGGACTGGCTCTACGGCAGGGACGCGGAACTCGGCCGCCGCGACGTGCGGCGCGGCGGATCCGGTCCCTCCGCGCTGACCACAGTGGACTGGCTGGACGGGATCACCCGGCTGTTCCCGAAGGAGACGGTGCAGCGGCTGGAACGCGACGCGGTCGAGCGGTACGGCATCCACGAGGTCGTCACCGACCCGGCGGTGCTGGCCCGGGTCGAGCCGAACCCGGCGCTGCTGCGCGCGGTGCTACGCACCAAGCACCTGATGGACCCGCAGGTGCTGCGGCTGGCCCGCAAGCTGGTCGAGGCGGTGGTGCGGCAACTGGTCGAGCGGCTGGCAGGGGAGGTGCGGCAGTCGTTCTCCGGGCCCCGGGCGCGTCGCCCCAGCCGGTTCCGGCAGGCCCGCAACTTCGACGTACGCCGCACCATCCGGGCGAACCTGGCGCACTGGCGGCCGGACGAGCGCCGGCTGCACGTCCGGCAGCCGCACTTCTTCTCCCGTACCCGCCGCCACCTGGACCGCTGGCAGGTGATCCTGCTGGTGGACCAGTCCGGCTCGATGCTCGGCTCGGTGATCCATGCCGCGGTTACCGCCGCCTGCCTGTGGGGGCTGCCCGGCGTGCGGACCCACCTGGTCGCGTTCGACACCGACGTGGTCGACCTGACCTCCGACGTGGACGACCCGGTGGAGCTGCTGATGAAGGTGCAGCTCGGCGGCGGTACCGACATCGCCCGCGCGGTCGCGTACGGCGCGCAGCTCGTGGAGAACCCGCGCCGGTCGATCGTCGCGCTGGTGTCCGACTTCTACGAGGGCGGCGACGCCGGACGTCTGGTCCGGTCGGTGAAGCAACTCGTGGAGCAGGGCACGCACGTGCTCGCGCTCGCCGCGCTGGACGAGGAGGCCGACCCGGCGTACGACCGGGCCACCGCCCAGCGGCTGGCCGACGTGGGCGCGGCGGTCGGCGCGATGACGCCGGGCGAGCTGGCCGCGTTCGTGGCCGAGCACGTGGGCCGGTAG
- a CDS encoding DUF5682 family protein yields the protein MSATEAPGGVTFLGVRHHSPACARLVAATVARLRPAYVLVEGPADLNGRMDELLGDHELPIAVFTAHRDGTRRHASWSPFCAYSPEWVALTAGREVGAQLRFIDLPAWHPALSDRANRYADADQRYAEAVRRLCATLAVDNVDALWDHLFEIGPDDGLAERLDTYFDVLRGESAAGADDTAREAYMARWVRAARRRAAGRPVLVVTGGFHRPALVRLTVGPDGADRHGTGPYGTGPYGTGPYGTGPDGTGPEEDDWPEVPAPAPDAVAGSYLVPYSFRRLDAFVGYQSGMPSPAYYQRVWEDGPRRAAEALTEAVAARLRARRQPVSTADLIAARSMAGGLARLRGHAHPGRVDVLDGLVSALVTDALDQPLPWATRGMLAPGAHPVVVEMVAALSGDRVGRLHPDTPLPPLVHDVDAELERHRIDPHEAAELDLTVAGDLARSRLLHRLRLLDVPGHVRERGPRVGADALLTERWSPAPSADRLARVIEAGGYGPTVLDAVTARIEERVTLLGADVDALATTLFDTALAGLPEHSTRTLTAIARATGAVTDLRALGRALAVALALWRHDGLLGSAGTAPLGALITAAVRRALWLVEGVRATAAAADPGRLTALVAVRDAVRHAGPALGLDRDGALAVAGRVAADPAAPPDLRGAALGLAWSLGDVPDAARAVRAVAAPDTLGDWLSGLFALAREEVVSGDAALLTVVDELLAAMGAHDFLVALPALRQAFGWFPPRERAEVARHVQALHGGDAPPGDLLRLDADPLLVAAARAVEERVDAVLTREGLWEGDRT from the coding sequence GTGAGCGCCACCGAGGCGCCCGGCGGCGTCACGTTCCTCGGCGTCCGGCACCACAGCCCGGCCTGCGCCCGGCTGGTCGCGGCCACGGTGGCGCGGCTGCGCCCGGCGTACGTGCTGGTGGAGGGGCCGGCGGACCTGAACGGGCGGATGGACGAGCTGCTGGGAGACCACGAGCTGCCGATCGCCGTGTTCACCGCGCACCGCGACGGCACCCGGCGGCACGCCTCCTGGAGCCCGTTCTGCGCGTACTCGCCGGAGTGGGTGGCGCTGACCGCCGGGCGGGAGGTGGGCGCGCAGCTGCGCTTCATCGACCTGCCCGCGTGGCATCCCGCGCTGTCCGACCGCGCCAACCGGTACGCCGACGCCGACCAGCGGTACGCCGAGGCGGTGCGCCGGCTGTGCGCCACGCTCGCCGTGGACAACGTGGACGCGCTCTGGGACCACCTGTTCGAGATCGGCCCGGACGACGGGCTGGCCGAGCGCCTGGACACGTACTTCGACGTGCTGCGGGGCGAGTCGGCCGCCGGGGCTGACGACACCGCCCGGGAGGCGTACATGGCCCGCTGGGTACGCGCCGCCCGCCGCCGGGCCGCCGGCCGCCCGGTGCTGGTGGTGACCGGCGGCTTCCACCGTCCCGCCCTGGTCCGGCTGACCGTCGGCCCGGACGGCGCCGATCGGCACGGCACCGGCCCTTACGGCACCGGCCCTTACGGCACCGGCCCTTACGGCACGGGCCCGGACGGCACCGGACCGGAGGAGGACGACTGGCCGGAGGTGCCCGCCCCGGCTCCGGACGCGGTGGCGGGCAGCTACCTCGTGCCGTACTCGTTCCGGCGCCTGGACGCGTTCGTCGGCTACCAGTCCGGGATGCCGTCACCGGCGTACTACCAGCGGGTCTGGGAGGACGGCCCGCGCCGGGCCGCGGAGGCGCTCACCGAGGCGGTGGCGGCCCGGCTGCGTGCCCGGCGGCAGCCCGTCTCCACCGCCGACCTGATCGCCGCCCGGAGCATGGCCGGCGGCCTGGCCCGGCTGCGCGGCCACGCCCACCCGGGCCGGGTCGACGTGCTCGACGGGCTGGTGTCCGCACTGGTCACCGACGCGCTCGACCAGCCGCTGCCGTGGGCGACCCGGGGCATGCTGGCACCAGGTGCCCACCCGGTGGTGGTGGAGATGGTGGCCGCGCTCAGCGGCGACCGGGTGGGCCGCCTGCACCCGGACACGCCGCTGCCGCCGCTCGTGCACGACGTCGACGCCGAGCTGGAACGCCACCGGATCGATCCGCACGAGGCGGCCGAGCTGGACCTGACAGTCGCCGGCGACCTGGCCCGCAGCCGCCTGCTGCACCGGCTGCGGCTGCTCGACGTACCCGGTCACGTCCGGGAACGCGGCCCCCGGGTGGGCGCGGACGCGCTGCTCACCGAACGCTGGTCGCCCGCGCCGTCGGCGGACCGGCTCGCCCGGGTGATCGAGGCGGGCGGGTACGGGCCGACCGTGCTGGACGCCGTCACCGCCCGGATCGAGGAGCGGGTGACGCTGCTCGGCGCGGACGTCGACGCGCTCGCCACGACGCTGTTCGACACTGCGCTGGCCGGGCTGCCCGAGCACTCCACCCGGACGCTCACCGCGATCGCCCGTGCCACCGGCGCGGTCACCGACCTGCGGGCGCTGGGCCGGGCGCTCGCAGTGGCGCTGGCGCTGTGGCGGCACGACGGGCTGCTCGGCAGCGCCGGGACCGCCCCGCTGGGCGCGTTGATCACCGCCGCCGTACGCCGGGCGCTCTGGCTCGTCGAGGGCGTGCGCGCCACGGCCGCGGCGGCCGACCCGGGCCGGCTCACCGCGCTCGTCGCGGTCCGGGACGCGGTTCGCCACGCCGGCCCGGCGCTGGGGCTCGACCGGGACGGCGCGCTGGCAGTGGCCGGGCGGGTGGCGGCCGACCCGGCGGCCCCGCCGGACCTGCGCGGCGCGGCGCTGGGTCTGGCCTGGTCGCTGGGGGACGTGCCGGACGCGGCCCGCGCGGTCCGGGCCGTGGCCGCGCCGGACACGCTCGGCGACTGGCTGTCCGGGCTGTTCGCGCTGGCCCGGGAGGAGGTGGTCAGCGGCGACGCGGCGCTGCTCACAGTGGTGGACGAACTGCTCGCCGCGATGGGCGCGCACGACTTCCTGGTGGCGCTGCCCGCGCTGCGGCAGGCGTTCGGCTGGTTCCCGCCCCGCGAGCGGGCGGAGGTGGCCCGGCACGTGCAGGCGCTGCACGGCGGCGACGCGCCGCCCGGTGACCTGCTGCGGCTGGACGCCGACCCGCTGCTGGTGGCCGCCGCCCGCGCGGTGGAGGAGCGGGTCGACGCGGTGCTGACCCGGGAAGGGCTGTGGGAGGGGGACCGGACGTGA
- a CDS encoding ATP-binding protein has product MTALDPAAERAQRPPAEVRYADELAALAADDSDPRPPGWRLSLRAARRFILGDPAAGVRRKFVGDPSLIDRALVALATSRGLMLVGEPGTAKSLLSELLAAAVSGDSTLTIQGGAATTEDQIRYSWNYALLVADGPSPRALVPAPLLRGMAEGRVVRFEEITRCPLEVQDCLLSPLSDRVLAVPELPGTDAMVFAREGFNVIATANTRDRGVNEMSAALKRRFNFETVFPIPDLGTELELVEAEAGELLRRSGVTAPPRRDLLEVLVTTFRELRTGITERGDAMERLSAVMSTAEAVSVAHAVGLRGWFLRGESGDAADLVACLAGTAAKDDAEDLARLRRYLEQQVSRRSGAQWRAVHDARHLLPG; this is encoded by the coding sequence GTGACCGCGCTCGATCCGGCCGCCGAGCGGGCCCAGCGTCCCCCGGCCGAGGTGCGGTACGCCGACGAGCTGGCCGCGCTGGCCGCCGACGACAGCGACCCGCGCCCGCCGGGCTGGCGGCTGAGCCTGCGCGCCGCCCGCCGGTTCATCCTCGGCGACCCGGCCGCCGGGGTCCGGCGCAAGTTCGTCGGCGACCCGTCGCTCATCGACCGGGCGCTTGTGGCGCTGGCGACCAGCCGCGGCCTGATGCTCGTCGGCGAACCCGGCACCGCCAAGTCGCTGCTGTCGGAGCTGCTCGCCGCCGCTGTCAGCGGCGACTCCACGCTGACCATCCAGGGCGGCGCGGCCACCACCGAGGACCAGATCCGCTACTCGTGGAACTACGCGCTGCTGGTCGCCGACGGCCCGTCGCCGCGCGCGCTGGTGCCGGCGCCGCTGCTGCGCGGCATGGCCGAGGGACGGGTGGTCCGCTTCGAGGAGATCACCCGCTGCCCGCTGGAGGTGCAGGACTGCCTGCTCTCCCCGCTGTCGGACCGGGTGCTCGCCGTTCCGGAGCTGCCGGGCACCGACGCCATGGTGTTCGCCCGCGAGGGCTTCAACGTGATCGCCACCGCGAACACCCGGGACCGGGGCGTCAACGAGATGAGCGCCGCCCTCAAGCGGCGGTTCAACTTCGAGACCGTCTTCCCGATCCCCGACCTCGGCACCGAGCTGGAACTGGTCGAGGCCGAGGCGGGCGAATTGCTGCGCCGCTCCGGCGTGACCGCGCCGCCCCGGCGGGACCTGCTGGAGGTGCTGGTCACCACGTTCCGGGAGCTGCGGACCGGCATCACCGAACGCGGCGACGCGATGGAGCGGCTGTCGGCGGTGATGAGCACCGCGGAGGCGGTGTCGGTGGCGCACGCGGTCGGGCTGCGCGGCTGGTTCCTGCGCGGCGAGTCCGGCGACGCCGCCGACCTGGTCGCCTGCCTGGCCGGCACCGCCGCGAAGGACGACGCGGAGGACCTGGCCCGGCTGCGGCGCTACCTGGAGCAGCAGGTGTCCCGCCGCTCCGGCGCGCAGTGGCGGGCGGTGCACGACGCCCGGCACCTGCTGCCCGGGTGA
- a CDS encoding DUF4132 domain-containing protein, with product MRRFEFVGGGSAKFWEVGQSDATVTVRYGSIGAQGRTQVKELGSPAEAAAHADRLIAEKLRKGYAETTAAPSAGHTGTPAVEPAAPSRDPETAGTDPAAAGSAGSVPAGAPSATSQAGELPDEDAFEVPAAWRRMLVPRRGGTPGPGLPSAAKGRAAGRKVLDSVAAPVAATARATDDPELGPALRGYLDGQPGPLGGAALVAAVAVALGYHARDQQGVALADLLAADLGPVGAAVAATEQITVAATGSASPLSLGRAEVNKAHNYGHWRLRQGVLRRVRAHLSAAGDDDYAAARAALVPYRSGPLAARVVTSFLLPTEREWVAQDVADVAREGGPLLAELLLGAVDDVDAIHTLAGHLQVYRLMYDQAPIVTATAAVGPPIAPVLAGWFDDEHVGADARQRLVSLLAALPGDEPMAALLDRLDRKYVPPAMTEMLRRFPVRGVRLVSAAAEGRSPAAREAATLLRAHVLANPAAVEAALPMLDPARRERVERIRDDASALPVAAPDRLPPVLVTPPWTVRRPRADPPVVGGLNRPTGSATAWLPGERERWAAIVPGWSGWWRGDDLSVLAAEVAAGRAGSYEAIHFFVRATEELARPLLPSWRPDESWGADEWMSRLAGRYELDALPAALHLARTAPKSVGEVLLPYTDGEVADLMADWLDRLKTGRPVARAWLRRHPEYAVRALLPAALGEPGPRRRAAERALRLVAAEHRGVLLGVAREHGEEALAAATAMLDADPLAQLPARMPSLPAWLDPAVLPQVLLRDRSAALPADAVRHLCTMLAISPPGEPYPGVEVVRAACDTDSLAEFAWALFESWQSAGAPSKDGWAFTALGLLGDDSTARRLAPLVRAWPGESQHTRAVTGLEVLAQIGTDVALMHLYGISQKVKFRGLREQAARKVTEVADGLGLTPEQLGDRLVPDLGLDADGSLVLDYGPRRFTVGFDEQLKPYVVDGSGARRKDLPKPGARDDATLAPAAHKRFAGLKKDVRTLAADQIRRFEAAMVTGRRWPAADFRRYFLSHPLLWHVVRRLVWATVDDAGQVVTAFRVAEDRTLADVDDETYTLPDDATVTIAHPLSLGAAVPAWAEVFADYEILQPFPQLGREVYRLDAAERAETLLRRHAGVTVPAGRLLSLERRGWRRGMPQDAGIQSWLEREAPGGRAVVIDLDPGIAVGVVDMFPDQKIEAIWVNDVPRGDWFQRGGKVRLGDLDDVTLSEVLRDLAEVTR from the coding sequence GTGCGCAGATTCGAGTTCGTGGGCGGCGGTTCGGCCAAGTTCTGGGAGGTCGGGCAGAGCGACGCGACGGTGACGGTCCGCTATGGATCGATCGGCGCGCAGGGCCGCACCCAGGTCAAGGAACTGGGTTCGCCGGCCGAGGCCGCCGCGCACGCCGACCGGCTGATCGCGGAGAAACTGCGCAAGGGGTACGCCGAGACGACAGCCGCGCCCTCCGCCGGGCACACCGGAACGCCCGCCGTCGAGCCGGCTGCGCCGAGCCGCGACCCGGAAACGGCCGGTACCGATCCGGCCGCCGCCGGTTCGGCCGGTAGCGTCCCGGCCGGGGCGCCGTCGGCCACATCGCAAGCCGGCGAGCTGCCGGACGAGGACGCGTTCGAGGTTCCGGCCGCCTGGCGGCGGATGCTGGTCCCGCGCCGGGGCGGCACACCCGGCCCGGGCCTGCCGAGCGCCGCGAAGGGCCGCGCCGCCGGCCGCAAGGTGCTGGACTCGGTGGCCGCACCGGTCGCCGCCACCGCACGGGCCACCGACGATCCGGAGCTGGGTCCGGCGCTGCGCGGCTACCTCGACGGCCAGCCCGGTCCGCTGGGCGGGGCCGCGCTGGTGGCGGCAGTGGCCGTGGCGCTCGGCTATCACGCGCGCGACCAGCAGGGGGTGGCGCTCGCCGACCTGCTGGCCGCCGATCTCGGCCCGGTCGGCGCGGCGGTCGCCGCGACCGAGCAGATCACCGTGGCGGCCACCGGGTCGGCGTCTCCGCTTTCGCTGGGCCGCGCCGAGGTGAACAAGGCGCACAACTACGGCCACTGGCGCCTGCGCCAGGGGGTGCTACGCCGGGTCCGCGCGCATCTCTCCGCCGCTGGCGACGACGACTACGCCGCGGCCCGCGCCGCGCTGGTCCCGTACCGGTCCGGTCCGCTGGCGGCGCGGGTGGTCACCTCGTTCCTGCTGCCGACCGAGCGGGAGTGGGTGGCCCAGGACGTCGCCGACGTGGCGCGCGAGGGGGGTCCGTTGCTCGCGGAACTGCTGCTCGGCGCAGTCGACGACGTGGACGCGATCCACACCCTCGCCGGGCACCTGCAGGTCTACCGGCTGATGTACGACCAGGCGCCGATCGTCACCGCCACCGCGGCGGTCGGGCCGCCGATCGCGCCGGTGCTGGCCGGGTGGTTCGACGACGAACACGTCGGCGCGGACGCGCGGCAGCGGCTGGTGTCACTGCTGGCCGCCCTGCCCGGTGACGAGCCGATGGCGGCGCTGCTCGACCGGCTGGACCGTAAGTACGTCCCGCCCGCCATGACGGAGATGCTGCGCCGCTTCCCGGTGCGCGGCGTGCGCCTGGTGTCCGCGGCCGCCGAGGGGCGCAGCCCGGCCGCGCGGGAGGCCGCCACCCTGTTGCGCGCGCACGTGCTGGCCAACCCGGCCGCCGTCGAGGCGGCGCTGCCGATGCTTGATCCGGCGCGGCGGGAACGGGTCGAGCGGATCCGCGACGACGCGTCCGCGTTGCCGGTCGCCGCGCCGGACCGGCTGCCGCCGGTGCTGGTGACGCCGCCCTGGACGGTCCGGCGCCCACGAGCCGACCCGCCTGTGGTGGGCGGGTTGAACCGGCCCACCGGGTCCGCGACGGCCTGGCTGCCGGGGGAGCGGGAGCGGTGGGCCGCGATCGTGCCCGGCTGGTCCGGCTGGTGGCGGGGCGACGACCTGAGCGTGTTGGCCGCCGAGGTCGCCGCCGGGCGGGCCGGATCGTACGAGGCGATCCACTTCTTCGTCCGGGCCACCGAGGAGCTGGCCCGGCCGCTGCTGCCGTCCTGGCGGCCCGACGAGTCCTGGGGAGCCGACGAGTGGATGTCCCGCCTCGCCGGCCGGTACGAGCTGGACGCGCTGCCCGCCGCCCTGCACCTGGCCCGCACCGCGCCGAAGAGCGTCGGCGAGGTGCTGCTGCCGTACACCGACGGTGAGGTCGCCGACCTGATGGCCGACTGGCTCGACCGGCTCAAGACGGGCCGCCCGGTCGCCCGCGCCTGGCTGCGGCGGCACCCGGAGTACGCCGTGCGGGCGCTGCTGCCTGCGGCCCTGGGCGAGCCCGGCCCGCGTCGCCGGGCCGCCGAGCGGGCGCTGCGGCTGGTCGCCGCGGAGCACCGTGGTGTGCTCCTCGGTGTGGCCCGGGAGCACGGCGAGGAGGCGCTCGCCGCCGCGACGGCGATGCTCGACGCGGACCCGCTGGCCCAGCTCCCGGCCCGGATGCCGAGCCTGCCGGCGTGGCTGGACCCGGCGGTGCTGCCGCAGGTGCTGCTGCGGGACCGCTCCGCCGCGCTGCCTGCCGACGCGGTCCGTCACCTCTGCACCATGCTCGCCATCTCCCCGCCCGGCGAGCCGTACCCGGGGGTGGAGGTCGTCCGCGCGGCGTGCGACACCGACTCCCTGGCGGAGTTCGCCTGGGCGCTGTTCGAGAGCTGGCAGAGCGCCGGTGCGCCCTCGAAGGACGGCTGGGCGTTCACCGCGCTGGGGCTGCTCGGCGACGACTCGACCGCGCGGCGGCTCGCGCCGCTGGTGCGGGCCTGGCCGGGCGAGAGCCAGCACACCCGGGCGGTGACCGGCCTGGAGGTGCTGGCGCAGATCGGCACCGACGTGGCGCTGATGCACCTCTACGGCATCTCGCAGAAGGTGAAGTTCCGGGGCCTGCGGGAACAGGCGGCGCGCAAGGTGACCGAGGTCGCCGACGGGCTGGGCCTGACGCCCGAGCAGCTCGGCGACCGCCTGGTGCCCGACCTCGGGCTGGACGCCGACGGCAGCCTCGTCCTCGACTACGGGCCGCGCCGGTTCACAGTCGGCTTCGACGAGCAGCTCAAGCCGTACGTGGTGGACGGCTCCGGCGCCCGCCGCAAGGACCTGCCCAAGCCCGGCGCCCGGGACGACGCCACGCTGGCGCCCGCCGCGCACAAGCGCTTCGCCGGCCTGAAGAAGGACGTGCGCACGCTCGCCGCCGACCAGATCCGCCGCTTCGAGGCGGCCATGGTGACCGGGCGGCGCTGGCCGGCCGCCGACTTCCGCCGCTACTTCCTGTCCCACCCGCTGCTCTGGCACGTCGTCCGCCGGCTGGTCTGGGCCACTGTGGACGACGCCGGTCAGGTGGTCACCGCGTTCCGGGTCGCCGAGGACCGCACGCTCGCCGACGTCGACGACGAGACGTACACGCTGCCGGACGACGCCACTGTGACCATCGCGCACCCGCTGAGCCTCGGCGCGGCGGTGCCGGCCTGGGCGGAGGTGTTCGCCGACTACGAGATCCTCCAGCCGTTCCCGCAGCTCGGCCGCGAGGTGTACCGGCTGGACGCGGCCGAGCGCGCGGAGACGCTGCTGCGGCGGCACGCGGGTGTCACGGTCCCGGCCGGGCGGCTGCTCAGCCTGGAACGGCGGGGCTGGCGGCGCGGCATGCCGCAGGACGCCGGCATCCAGAGCTGGCTGGAGCGCGAGGCCCCCGGCGGCCGGGCCGTGGTGATCGACCTCGACCCCGGCATCGCGGTCGGGGTGGTGGACATGTTCCCGGACCAGAAGATCGAGGCGATCTGGGTGAACGACGTGCCGCGCGGCGACTGGTTCCAGCGCGGCGGCAAGGTCCGCCTCGGCGACCTCGACGACGTCACCCTCTCCGAGGTGCTGCGCGACCTGGCGGAGGTGACCCGGTGA
- a CDS encoding ABC transporter permease — protein sequence MSGLRRVVRSGVRRRRVQTVVVGLVTAAAVTATVLGAGLLVASQAPFDDAFAAQRGAHLTVRADSGAVTEPQLAASASAPGVVAAAGPYRVLVVAFTERGGMRTPPLTVVARTDPGGPVDRIELAGGRWPTGPDEIVLSGGAVRLPPGARLTTRGGGEFTVVGTARSISDTAGAWVLPSAVGRLDGPDTADGYQMLYRFADARTATEVGAGRDAVVAALPPGAVTGARSWLDVRQQAVEDAAVFVPFLVAFALLGIVMALLVVGTVVAGTVGAATRRIGILKALGCTPAGIVRAFVAQTLLPAAVGAVAGTVTGNLIALPVLAETEQVYGSANTTIAWWVTVLATGGVLAVVTLTAWTAALRAGRLRTVDAIAVGRASGPARGRWALRLAARLPVARPVGLGLARPFARPARTIAILLAVATGAAAVTFATGLAASLLRIQTALTQDVADVTVNGDPDAGPAAAPTADPAAVLAAIDAQPGTRARYGLTQAPGAVAGVADPVSVTTITGDAAWDGFEMVSGRWFAAPGEAVVGGPLLTATGARIGDTVTVRIEGTPVRLRVVGEVFESAMAVFTGTATPTGRNPFEYRIALAPDTDAGAYAQALTGALAGRGLTARPSGAETDPLLLVVEGLTATLTLLLLAVAALGVLNMLVLDLRDRVHDLGVHKALGMTPGQTIAMVVASVAAVGLVGGLLGVPAGVAMQRLVVPAMAANGGLHLPESLLDVYGPVLLAALALGGPLTALLGALLPAGWAARTRTATALRSE from the coding sequence GTGAGCGGGCTGCGCCGGGTCGTCCGGTCCGGCGTACGGCGCCGCCGGGTGCAGACAGTCGTCGTCGGCCTGGTCACCGCCGCCGCCGTGACCGCCACGGTGCTCGGGGCCGGGCTGCTCGTCGCGTCGCAGGCGCCCTTCGACGACGCGTTCGCCGCCCAGCGGGGAGCGCACCTGACCGTGCGGGCGGACTCCGGTGCGGTGACGGAACCACAGCTCGCCGCGTCGGCCTCGGCGCCGGGCGTGGTGGCCGCCGCCGGTCCGTACCGGGTGCTGGTGGTCGCCTTCACGGAGCGCGGCGGGATGCGGACACCGCCGCTGACAGTCGTCGCGCGCACCGATCCGGGCGGCCCCGTCGACCGCATCGAGCTGGCCGGCGGGCGGTGGCCGACCGGTCCGGACGAGATCGTGCTGAGCGGCGGAGCGGTCCGCCTGCCGCCCGGGGCCCGCCTGACCACACGGGGCGGCGGAGAGTTCACGGTGGTCGGTACGGCCCGGTCGATCAGCGACACCGCCGGCGCCTGGGTGCTGCCGTCCGCCGTCGGCCGACTCGACGGGCCGGACACGGCGGACGGGTACCAGATGCTCTACCGGTTCGCGGACGCCCGCACCGCGACGGAGGTCGGCGCCGGACGGGACGCCGTGGTCGCGGCGCTGCCCCCCGGCGCGGTCACCGGCGCCCGATCCTGGCTCGACGTGCGGCAGCAGGCCGTCGAGGACGCGGCCGTCTTCGTGCCGTTCCTCGTCGCGTTCGCGCTGCTCGGCATCGTGATGGCGCTGCTGGTGGTCGGCACTGTGGTCGCCGGAACGGTCGGCGCCGCCACCCGCCGGATCGGCATCCTCAAGGCGCTCGGCTGCACCCCCGCGGGCATCGTCCGCGCCTTTGTCGCGCAGACGCTGCTCCCGGCCGCCGTGGGTGCCGTCGCCGGAACGGTCACCGGGAACCTGATCGCGCTGCCGGTGCTGGCCGAGACCGAGCAGGTCTACGGCTCGGCGAACACCACCATCGCCTGGTGGGTGACCGTCCTGGCCACCGGCGGGGTGCTGGCGGTGGTGACGCTGACCGCGTGGACGGCCGCGCTGAGGGCGGGCCGGCTCCGTACCGTGGACGCCATCGCGGTCGGACGGGCGTCCGGTCCGGCGCGGGGCCGGTGGGCGTTGCGCCTGGCCGCGCGGCTGCCGGTGGCCAGGCCGGTGGGCCTCGGCCTGGCCCGCCCGTTCGCGCGGCCGGCGCGCACTATCGCGATCCTGCTGGCGGTCGCGACGGGCGCGGCGGCGGTGACGTTCGCGACCGGGCTCGCCGCGTCGCTGCTGCGCATCCAGACCGCGCTCACCCAGGACGTCGCTGACGTCACTGTGAACGGCGACCCGGACGCCGGACCGGCCGCCGCTCCCACCGCCGATCCGGCCGCGGTGCTGGCGGCGATCGACGCCCAGCCGGGCACCCGCGCCAGGTACGGCCTCACGCAGGCACCGGGCGCCGTCGCGGGCGTCGCCGACCCGGTCTCCGTCACGACGATCACCGGCGACGCGGCGTGGGACGGCTTCGAGATGGTGTCCGGACGCTGGTTCGCCGCACCCGGCGAGGCCGTCGTCGGCGGACCCCTGCTGACCGCGACCGGAGCCCGGATCGGCGACACCGTCACGGTCCGGATCGAGGGCACGCCGGTACGCCTGCGCGTCGTCGGCGAGGTGTTCGAGTCCGCCATGGCGGTGTTCACCGGTACCGCCACGCCCACCGGCCGGAACCCGTTCGAGTACCGGATCGCGCTCGCCCCGGACACCGACGCCGGCGCCTATGCACAGGCGCTGACCGGCGCACTCGCCGGCCGGGGCCTCACCGCGCGGCCGAGCGGCGCGGAGACCGACCCGCTCCTGCTGGTCGTGGAGGGGCTGACCGCCACGCTGACCCTGCTGCTCCTCGCGGTGGCCGCGCTGGGCGTGCTCAACATGCTCGTCCTCGACCTGCGCGACCGGGTCCACGATCTCGGTGTGCACAAGGCGCTCGGCATGACGCCGGGCCAGACGATCGCGATGGTGGTCGCCTCGGTCGCCGCCGTCGGTCTGGTCGGCGGGCTGCTCGGCGTACCGGCGGGTGTGGCGATGCAACGGCTCGTCGTCCCGGCGATGGCCGCCAACGGCGGACTGCACCTGCCGGAGAGTCTGCTCGACGTGTACGGGCCGGTCCTCCTGGCGGCGCTGGCGCTGGGCGGGCCGCTGACGGCACTGCTCGGAGCGCTGCTGCCGGCGGGGTGGGCGGCCCGGACCCGGACCGCGACGGCACTGCGGAGCGAGTAG